In Candidatus Zixiibacteriota bacterium, one DNA window encodes the following:
- a CDS encoding SpoIIE family protein phosphatase has product MLKLDGTDGEKFYSWELKPGSYSIGRGADADFQVPDKTVSRIHARIDVDESGQCFIEDLDSHNGTAVNGVQIDSKKRIKAEDALVLGRAEFKLSTGVESPFSSSGSPRTPLAEEIPEHSVFMSVDETKRPLPRKASEIPELLPTLFDIARMLAQTDPKQEMLDKSLKLISRIIPAERLVILNIDDKTGDVYTAARLVLGKNEPGELQLSKTIINEIMENRTSVLIGNPMDDPRFSDQKSIIMSEMNSAMAVPLFEEERVLGILYVDTTQPLHRYNDDYLRVLATFGNIIASRLINYNLMEERQVREVLNAELRRASKIQRDLLVTEIPNIEGYKLHFFQEQSRSVGGDLYDLQKISDGRMLLLVADVSGKGLGAALLMSNILASFRIQYHNPDFDLARAVENVSLQLCNYSKSENFATLFAAILDFETNSLNYVNAGHNPPLFINADGDLEYLEATGMMIGAFDFATWEEKSIKLSPSDLVLIFTDGVTEADNGNVEQQYGDDRLEQLAVPARALAPEELNQKILDDVDAFVGDAPRSDDITTMILKRE; this is encoded by the coding sequence ATGCTGAAACTCGACGGAACCGACGGAGAAAAGTTCTATTCCTGGGAACTTAAACCGGGCAGTTACAGTATCGGACGCGGTGCGGACGCGGATTTTCAGGTGCCCGATAAAACGGTCTCGAGGATTCATGCCAGGATCGATGTCGATGAATCCGGCCAGTGCTTCATCGAAGATCTCGACAGCCATAACGGCACTGCGGTCAACGGGGTACAAATCGATTCCAAAAAGAGAATCAAGGCTGAAGATGCGCTTGTGCTGGGGCGCGCAGAATTCAAGCTGAGTACAGGAGTTGAATCACCGTTTTCAAGCAGTGGAAGTCCCCGCACACCGCTGGCAGAGGAGATTCCCGAGCATTCTGTATTTATGTCAGTCGACGAGACCAAGCGTCCTCTCCCGCGCAAAGCCTCGGAAATCCCCGAACTTCTGCCGACTCTTTTCGATATCGCCCGTATGCTGGCACAGACCGATCCAAAGCAGGAGATGCTGGATAAATCACTGAAGCTGATCTCACGCATAATCCCGGCTGAAAGACTGGTAATCTTGAATATCGATGACAAGACCGGCGATGTTTACACCGCCGCCAGGCTTGTATTGGGTAAAAACGAACCGGGGGAATTGCAGTTATCGAAAACAATCATAAATGAAATCATGGAAAACCGGACCTCGGTTTTGATTGGTAACCCGATGGACGATCCACGTTTTTCGGATCAGAAGTCTATCATCATGTCGGAGATGAATTCCGCCATGGCGGTTCCGCTCTTCGAGGAAGAGCGTGTACTCGGCATCCTCTATGTAGACACTACCCAGCCCCTTCATCGGTACAACGACGATTACCTGCGGGTTCTGGCCACTTTTGGAAACATCATCGCCTCCCGCCTGATCAACTACAACCTGATGGAGGAACGCCAGGTCCGCGAAGTCTTAAATGCTGAGTTGCGCAGGGCTTCAAAGATCCAGCGCGACCTGCTGGTCACCGAGATTCCGAATATTGAAGGATACAAATTGCACTTCTTCCAGGAACAGTCACGTTCTGTCGGCGGCGACCTGTACGATCTGCAGAAAATCTCCGATGGACGGATGTTGCTCCTGGTTGCCGATGTTTCCGGCAAGGGCCTGGGTGCGGCCCTGTTAATGTCGAACATCCTGGCATCTTTTCGAATTCAATATCACAACCCGGACTTCGATCTGGCACGAGCGGTCGAAAATGTTTCTCTCCAGCTTTGCAATTACAGCAAGTCCGAAAACTTTGCCACTTTATTTGCGGCTATCCTTGACTTTGAAACTAACAGCCTAAACTATGTAAATGCCGGGCACAACCCCCCGCTGTTTATAAATGCAGATGGCGATCTCGAATACCTGGAGGCGACCGGAATGATGATCGGTGCTTTCGATTTCGCTACCTGGGAAGAAAAAAGTATTAAGTTGTCACCTTCGGATTTAGTGCTTATCTTCACCGATGGTGTCACCGAGGCCGACAATGGCAATGTCGAACAGCAGTATGGCGATGATCGCCTCGAGCAACTGGCAGTCCCCGCAAGGGCCCTGGCTCCGGAAGAGCTGAACCAGAAAATCCTCGACGATGTTGACGCTTTCGTGGGTGATGCCCCGAGATCCGATGATATTACGACCATGATCCTGAAAAGGGAGTAA